From the Asterias amurensis chromosome 1, ASM3211899v1 genome, the window GCAAATTtaggacgagttgacttgaTCATGCTGATTGAGTGGCTGAAAAAAGTCGATTGTTATTTTCACTTACCACGGTTGTAAGAGGTGTTTCTGGTTTGCTTGCTCTAATTCCACGTGTTTGGGTGATCACGGACCTCACGGTGGGTACCGATCTGGTGATGACTCCTCTCAAAATACCCGACATTTTGGATGTATTCTCCTGCTTGAACTTCAGGATATTCGGGAATTTAGTAATCGTCAGTGCAGCTTCAAAACGTCTAGCAAACAACCTCTCCACCACCGTGGTGTTTACGTCAACATACAAGTTTGTAGGCCAGACTACCTAACCACATTAACGTGAGTGGTGGCGCTGTTCAAGGAGACcgttaaaatttgcagggtcaGGAGTGGGTGGGCGGGAAGACATAATTAGGGGGGGAGCTTCATAACTTGGATCGAACCATTCAATTTTGTATGCAGTTTTTTGTTACATTAATTTCGGTATTGTGACCTATAATTcaggttggcatacaagtttgGAGGCCAGACTACCTTTCACCAAATTGAAATGAGCATGGGGTCAGGAGTGGGGGTAAGCGGGGACGGCATAactgggtggggggggggggggggtctacataacttgttttgttttgttttgctttgcgAACACACATATATATTTTCTTCGTTTGGCCATAATAATAAGGACTGAGATAGGGGGGCTGCCCGGCTGTGCATGGGTGTGCAATAACCGCCAGAATAACAAGGATAAAATAATGTTGATAAAGTAACAACCAACAAATTCCTTTGTGATTTGTATCCAAAGTGCACGCTGCCAAAACACTCCCCCCGTACATTTCACACAACAGAAATCGTTAGCTATATAGCTACGTGCTAATTAAATCGTTGGGAGGCCTATGGTTTGTCTACGCTGTTTTAGTCAATAACCAACAGCAAGTACAAAGTTTAGCAGAGAGATATGTGAACCACGTGTTAATCATTAACTTTTTGAAATGGCGGCTGTGTACCAGGCGGGGGAAGGGTACACTAGTTCTGCATACCAGACACACAAGAGACGCAAACCATTGGTTCTTCATTATTTGAACAATTACTATTGACATGACGCATAGGAGATGTGCAAACATAAACCGATTTTCATCGCGATAAAACTAGTCGCACAAATAAGCCACTTTATACATCATAAACGTGATAAACAGAATGGTAATCATCCGTTGGGATTTACAACTGCGACTGGTTCTGGAAGACTAACAACATTATCTTTTCCATTCAGTATCCTCAAATTCTCGAATACGGTATAAGGGCGCAACTGCGACGccatttttaatttcttttcggTTGCCAAAACATCACAAACTCTTCTCGCGTTTTAGTTTTTGGTCCTAAAAAAGCAGACAAGCTGCAAACGCaaaaaccaaaatgcaaaaaccAATCACTATCAGAAAGCCTAAGATTGAGGATGAGGACGACTTGAACTTCTGGGAGCGATACGTCCAGCCCGTGTTTGCCGAATTCTGTGGTACTCTTTTGTACACTTTTGTGGCGTGTCTGTCCGTCACCGTGAACAATCTGTTTGCGATAGGCATCGTCCATGGATTTGGAATCGCCGTTTTGTGCACAGCTTTCGTCAAGATCAGGTTGagtattttactttaaaaaaagttattcaTTGCTAACAATAACAACTTAAAAATTCCATTAGTGAGTAACTTGGCTTTTAGTTACAACTTTAAAATTCCGCAAGTAACTATAATTATTTTGGCGAGTCAAACAAAATTCCAAACTCTCTTACAAATTAAAATGGCCTCCATCCCTTTGGCGACTTTATGATTATTTGCTTAACTGTCTTGCAATTTCGTAAACAGAAACCCTTCTTTTTTCTTTGCTTTTTGGTATTATAATATTAGAGTGAGTTTGGAGAGATCGGTTccatgtttatatattttgcaagaaataattaaagtcctgatgtttcgaccctagcagaatctTTATCGAAAgctaaaaacaatgtttatatTTTGACAACAATATCAAGTGAATGGCACAGGCAACATGGAATTTAAGAACCGTCAGTTATCATTGATTCTATATTGTCTTTTAGTGGTGGCCATTTTAACCCGGCGGTGACCGTGGCGTCCATTTTGTGCGGTGGTACCAGGCTTTTTGTTGGACTCATCTACCTTCCTGTGCAGTTAATTGGCGCCATTCTGGGTTCAGCTTTTGTCAAGGTACAGCGTTTCATAATAAGCAATTTGCATCTTTTCCCAAGATAACAACTTGTAtgtattttgaacattttgcTGTTCTCTTATGTGTGCATAGACCAAACCAAGAAAGGTAATGTTAAACCTCCCCATAATATATTCATGCCTTGCTATAATTTTGCCAAAACAAATGGCAAAACTTATGTTTTAAAAGGTTGTCGattgtatacatgtaaacaTACATACATCTTGCAAAAACAATTACTgaaaaataagcaaacaactgATGTACTTTGAACATTTTGCTGTGCATCTAAAGTGTGCATACACCGCACAAAGAACGGCTACTTCAAAACCCTGCCACATGCCTTGCTTTAGTTGCAAAATCAAATGGGTATAGGAAGTTTAACAACTTGACAATAtggtacacatgtacaatatacATACAACTTGCAAACACAATTACATTTGACTCTTGTTATAAAGAGCACTGCTAAGAAGAGGATATGCTTGTAAAGACTCTGTAGTCCCggatctcatttctgctttgtgacTCTTTGTTTTGCTTTCCTGTTGTAAAGAGACGTTTTGGCCAGTCCCAGCCAACTTATAAAGACACTTGACTGTACTGTAAAATATTTCCTGGTAAATTTTACACATTAATTCAAATCATTATTGTTCAATTAATTAGCTCCCCCTTGAAACAGAGGTTTGTTTACtttactaaaaaaatatgtttatttACAGAGTTGATTCTGACTCGAGTAGCTATTTTTTTGACCTGTGACCTGAATTGTAACTTTGAGTTGTAACTTTGAGTTGTGacttgagttaaaggcagtggacactattggtaattactcaaaataattattaacataaaaccttactttgtaacgagtaatggggagaggttggtggtacaaaacattgtgagaaacagctccctctgaagtggagtagttttcgagaaagaagtaattttccacgaatttgattttgagacctcaagtttagaatttgaggtgtcgaaatcaagcatctgaaagcacacaacttcgtgcgacaagggtgattttttctttcatagttatctcgcaactccgacgaccaattgagctcaaattttcacaggtttgttaatctatgcatatgttgagaaacagcaagtaagaagactggtctttgacaattaccaatagtgtccactggctttaaacttgtaaaaagaaacttttaaattttcttggacttgcaaaaaataacaatgataatTATTTGTGACCATGTCTATCCATTTTCCACACCAGCTGGTAATCCACCAATGGGGTTCCTACGAGGAGATCCACGGTGGTGCCTCTATGCTGAGAGGCAACCGTCGCATCGATGCTTTCAATGAATACCAGAAGACGTCCACTTGGCAGTTTGGTATCCATTCAGTCATCATCATTGAGATCATCGTGTCTATGGCCATCTATCTCTGCTACCTGCTTAATAACATCGATGACCGTCAACCCATCAGGGCTCCTCTGGCTTATGGGATGGGTGTCTCTGCTGCTGTCATTGCTACGTGAGTGTACCCGCTGCTacaatataggattcaaactgcctctagctaccgggctatctcggtggtctagttggcaagacacctgctctagatttgcaatgatcgtgggttcgaatcccacccgagttatatTCTCAGGAGAGTAACGAGTATAGACtggtaacacacatctgtgtaagggtaaaacaaaacattgcgcGAGTGTGATTCAGAGGCATAACCAGAcacagaggggggggggggggggggggatggagaTGTAATTCGAGGGTGTAGCCCCTATATAATGAATTGAACCCTTCATTAGTGCATTTTTAAATCTCATTTAGGGGGGAGGAAGGGTTCTTAAAAGGGCGGGGAGGGGGAACTTCTGTCCCCTGTTTACACCcacttgtgggtttttttttgtagagcATCGATATCACCCAGTGGCAAGGTTTTGGCTAGAAACAGGGTGTAAAAGATTGCCTAAACCATGGTGTCCATAGGTCCTTATGGTTGGTAAGCATTTTGCATCAGCTAAGTATATGTTCTTTATTGAATGCTTTCACAATTGTTTCTTCCATTGCTTATGATTTCTTTAGCTACTACACATCTGGAGGTGGATTCAACCCTGCCGTGTCGTTTGCAGCAGCTATCTGCTCTGGTTACTGGGATGATCATTATGTGTACTGGGCTGGTCCAGTAGTGGGATGTCTCCTTGCTGCCCTGGTCTACAGGTAATGTCCGGCAGTCGtcataatactttttttttatacacaaagTACAAAAAAGGGTTATAAATTTCTGACCAAAACATATTTGAATATCAATGGCAATTACAAAAACTTGTAGACCTATTTTTCGAAACCTTAAAATAAAGGCAATGgaataattgtattgtatttctcCTCAAACAATTAATTTCTTTCCTGTTTTGTGCTAACGATTCTCAGATCTTAACAATCTCAGATCTTAACAAATTATGCTGAACACATTATATGCCATTTTAGAAAGATTGATTTGAACTTTTGTATGGGTTCCATATCGGGACTCCACTCCAAACAGACTGGTGCCTACTACCTAGAGTGATATTGATATACGCAACATTCATagatacctcagacagtttcgctattcctattggtggagagcgcgtcacgtgggtgtgtataaacctttgtttatgaccagtaaaaagtgttgaaacatgggcgtgacacgcgacttgcacctgtgattataagacagtttcttcattcctattggtcgagagaaATGGCCGGggcagttgtgccacatcacgcgatatgcgcgacgcgcacagtattcccttataaggagtcgtttacccgagggcggcggagggccttaccatttcatagctggatgggtgttgtgttgaaagaaatcattgaacaattatagattttgcatttattttactttttgacccaaagtgttgatgtttttttactgaaaaggtatttatggtctttataatttacctcgacttcgtcttggtaaaattatcaagaaccaggcctcgttgggattaaaccactagttgaaaactgattcaacacactttgattccctaAGTTAACAAGCAAGCAGGGTACCATACAAACATTTTTTCTGTTTGACTTAACAGGGTCATCCTTGGTGATCGCAGGAAGAGAATTCTCGGAAAAGTGAATTAAATCTTTGTTCACTTTCATCAAAATGGTGCCTTCTTGACAGGAGAGATTTTAATTGGTGTACTTCAATGGTGACGAAATGAACATCTTGCGCATTTTGTTTCAACAGTGTTATTGAATGGAGACAAACAAGTAGTGACGCCTCAAGGGGATTTTGCCATGTCAAGTTTTTAGTAGGGAGATAACTGTGTTTAGAAATCCATGATTGAAATgatcccttttttttaaaagatgctatgtcagatttttggccgatttgaccccaaaattttgattgaaaattcaattggtattttgatggggtcgagaaagtaacaagctttcatttgagccattgctcgaaaaagtctgccaattattagtagcagtgaaataaagtgctcaaaattagtttttgtcgggatctcgacaatatatcacgtgaccaattcttatgtgttttacaagaaacgttttaaatttttgtcatggttcctgaccataaaaagtaaaacgtttaactttttttcgttagagtgggtgatactctttgaaataccattcactcaaaaaaaatctatttttgaatgtttggggccaaaaatctgacatagcatctatAAAGTTTGTGTAAAAATAGATGAGCCTGTGAATTGAAGAATggactgatttttttaaaaggtgaATGTCATATTATTTGACCACTTTATTTTTAGTATAACTGTTTTGCTGGGTTTAAGAGGTAGTTGTGAGCATTTTTATTCGAGAGGgaggggggggcggggggcacTGGAAAATTGTGGGGGACACGTGCCCTGAGGCCTTTTCGAGGCTATGCCGCTGGTTATCTGTGGGGACTGAAAATTTACTAGTCCCTAGTATTCATATTTTCATCTAAGTGTAACTTTCCCCACCATGTGTTTTTACAAAAGTATGTTGGTATCTGCTGTTCAAGTAGATCATCAATAGAAATACTTTTACATCCTCAATATTTTGCTTTTTATAGAATaggaaaacatttgtttttctagCTTAGGCTGTACTGATCTGATAACAGAGTTGTCATTAAGTAGAGCGGaaaaaataccaaaaaaaagtaaatcacAAGGGTGTATATATTTTGCTATTTTGTTTCCAAGCGTGTACATGATATCAGAAATCAAAAATGAAACACATTATGTTAACATAGTGATTTTAATACCTTTGCTTGTAGTAATATGACAAGAATATTTCCTGTTTAAAGTCCAGTCTTGGGCAAATTAAATtggccaaaataaaaatataaacaaatcacTTTTCATGAATACAACTTAAAGAAAATTTAGTATGTCAATTCTTTTAGCGAATGTGTGAGCTTTTTTTCACAATTGCTTTTAGTGTAGATCCAACTGTTTTTATATCCTAGTCATTGTGTAAATAAAGCTgcagtttaacaaaaacaagaaaaaaagagtcATGATTTTAAAACGTTTgagtttttgttcttatttgaGGATGTTCATTAATTTCTTTCTGAGAATAGTTTAAGTGTTGACCTGACTTCTTCCGCATGAGAATTGATTATCATGGACTTGTCAAAGAATATCAACAACATCACCAAACAATGCTGCATTGATTTTATGTGAAGAATCAACTTTTGTAACACTGGCTTTTGTCAATACAATAACCATTCATATATATTGACAATCAACAACAAGAAATAGCCTTTAAAGTATGAAATAGTATATGTTGATCTTAGTGAATAATTTCTATTAGGAGCTTTGTGTTATTGTAAAGGAATAATTTTCTGTTGTCGCTGATACCTCTAAGATAAAAATATAGGCGTATTTAAAGGAagcatttgaaggggcaccgaggcaCAGACCAGCAGCTTTATTGGCaacagaccttatgcattgacgtcatccagccgccatcttagtggaaaaacggtgacgaaactaTCGAAaagcacagatttgtacgcgcggcgcacagtattggccaatgaacaacctccttttgacctctaggtgagggcgccctactgaaatgacgtcatgtgcataaggtctattgccaCCAATGCCTAAGCTAAGGTCAGAGCCCAATGTCATCCAGCccgtaagcataaaaacttgctaagcacagaaaaatatttcTTAGCAGGAACTGGTTACCAGAAAAAAATGTCCATGAAGTTAACATTGTTTCAACTGGTGTcctgctaagcagtattttctgagtagcagctttatgaatttggctTAATAGTATAGTAGTCAGACTTTTTATGGGCACAAGACTATCAGGTTCTTTTGACATCTTGCCAGAGGACCCGACTATCTTACTTGGGTTTATCTTCTTCTTCATCACAGCGTCTCCGACATCTTCAGGTTTTGTCCTCTGCCTCCTTCATTTGCTCATCGGCATCCTCCTCCTCAGGGAGATAGGGAGGCCAGTCAACATCAACTGACTagggaaagaaaaaataacaggAGAATGAAGTAAAGACAGGGCACAAGGTTGACAGTGAACTTATTACTACAGCAGTACATTGTATAACTAATCATTATAATGGAGACTTGAAATGCACCATGTCTGTCACATACTCACATAGTGTAATGCTAAAAGTTCGGCAGTTTGCTCTGTTTTAAATTCggccaatttgtttttaaaaccagGAATAGAATGAAGTAAAGACAGGGCACAAGGTTGACAGTGAACTTATTACAGCAGTACATTGTATAATTAATAACTATAATGGAGACTTAAAATGAACCATGTCTGTCACATAGTCACATATTGTAATGTTAAACTTTCGGCAGTTTGCTCTATTTTAAATTCggccaatttgtttttaaaaaccaggaaaaagctgaaaacaaaacaacagttaCTAACTTTCTTCCACAATTTGTTAAAAACCACAAATTTTTGAAATACTTACTTCAACATCTAATTCTAGAATGTCCACATCACACTTGAGAAGAATTCCCAGGTTAGGCGTCGTCCGACCAAAGTCACCATGGACAAACTCCTTGATGTATCTGAACAAATAACTCGTTCAGGAAACTTCAAATACATAAGCATATTGGATACATTTCTAATTGAGCCGGGCACTATTTCATAGACATGCTCAGGAGAATAAAGTTATAACAAATAATTCCTTTCAGGGCTTGAAAATTGGGGAATCTCCACAAGACTGAAGgctaaaggtacaaactgcagcgataacgaagaCGATAACGAAGATAATAGAATGCGTTATCTTTGCGTCATGATCGTTACTgtattgctgcagtgtgactctcccagctgaataccagtaacaggcaatattcaacaaatggaaatttggttggtaagaaatttcatgccaagcaaatttgtgtcttaagcagctctatgaaattgggcccaagaaGCCATTACTTATTATGCCAGTTTCATGGCAGTTTAGTTGGCTATTGACGAGTTTTCCCTGCATGTCAAAGGATACGTTCCTGCCTGTGTTCTTAGGAATAACCTGAAATGATTGGCATCGATAACTTTGGCTGAGATAGTGTGCACAACTCTCTCTCTTGTTGCTAGAGGGCGTCTGTGTAGGACACGCACTGGTGTCTTCTGATATAATGTCAGGTCCTGAAGAAAGAAATGCAAACACAAAAGTATGCTTAGGAGAGTGCAGATTTGGGCCcgatttcattaagctgttaagcagaaaatactgcttagaaaatgcctttgctaagcaaaaaatgagtggggcaccagtcgcaacaaggTAACTTTATTGGAATTGTGGCGGGTACCCAGTACAAAGTTTCTCTTTGTTCAGCAAATTTTAGTACTTTTAAACTTTCTGAAATTCCAGGCTCAGGCTTCCTCTATGGTTTTcctttggcccaatttcatagagcaaaaagtagctaagaacAGTAACATTgtttaccagattaaggttaacAGTCAAAATGACAGTAATCGACTTGTCACAAAAGGCAGTTTACAGGCAACATTCTGATTTCCTCATAATTTTCTGTGGCATGCTATTAAGACAGTGAAattgtttacataaaaaatgtttaGAACAAAATCTCCTGCATACAATGCAGTTGGTTGATGGTAAAAACTACTTTGTGAGATTAAGTCCATAAATTTTTGCAGATGGACAAACTATCATGGCTTTAAATAAAGGGACTGGGGACTTGAGGTGGTGATTTGAAACAAAAGAGTGGTCGCTACAATGATTACAGCTGAAGGACTGAAGTTCTATGCAATGTATCTCACCTTAATGTCAGTCAGGAATGCTAAACTTTCGGCAGTTTGCTCAACAGATGACCAAATGAGTGCACTGTAAGACTTGGTCTTAATCTCCTCACCATCTTTGAGTTTGTTCAGGTCATCtctagatataaaaaaaaatcaaataattaaaaGGATTTTGTACATCGAGCAGTCTTCTGTCTTACTGCTAGTCTTTGTTACCCATCAAGTGAGTTCTTTATTTTGTGATCTGTAAAGTAATCAATCGCATGCACAAGCTAATTGCTAAGCGTGAGCGTCGTTGGTTTCTGTttataattgtatttatttttaagaaaatggtaaaaaacaaagactggaataaaataaagaaatgttAGAATAAGAAGAGAGTTTGGGGGAAGACACTTGAAAGGAGCAAAGCTCTTCATCAATGGTATATAAGGGCGAGGGAGGGCACCAATTGATCAGTCCATTGTAAAAGGTAAGGATGGGGACAGACTGATGTGGCATCTTGGTTTGGTGTACAGAGAAGATTAGTACGAGAGTATAAAACCTTGTCGGGTGATATTACTTTTCTATACATTGAAGGTCCCTAACACGAGCATCAGTAGTACCTCGGTTGATagtctgtaaaaagaaaaaacaacattggcaaagttttgaaatgtttaaGTATACAAATCATAAGTTAAGAAGCTCTAGATGTTAGAAAGGTATGAAGATTAGTTTcttttaaatacttaatttttaGGAAAGTGGCGATACATATATCGTTGAACAGTGAAAGCACAAACTTCAAATATTTGAGAAGTAACtataataaatagtaaacaaccatgtgtaaatctcttagggtgagtgttggctctgaaaagaggcgGTTGGGtcatctcctgaagacgagcggagtatactgttcgaaacgagCAGactatactgtttgaaacatcaagaccCAACCGCctcttcagagccaacactcaccctaagagatttacacatggttgtacccgcaagttttctatttatttatagtttcttcttgtctccacacc encodes:
- the LOC139946199 gene encoding aquaporin-8-like — protein: MQKPITIRKPKIEDEDDLNFWERYVQPVFAEFCGTLLYTFVACLSVTVNNLFAIGIVHGFGIAVLCTAFVKISGGHFNPAVTVASILCGGTRLFVGLIYLPVQLIGAILGSAFVKLVIHQWGSYEEIHGGASMLRGNRRIDAFNEYQKTSTWQFGIHSVIIIEIIVSMAIYLCYLLNNIDDRQPIRAPLAYGMGVSAAVIATYYTSGGGFNPAVSFAAAICSGYWDDHYVYWAGPVVGCLLAALVYRVILGDRRKRILGKVN